In a genomic window of Pararge aegeria chromosome 7, ilParAegt1.1, whole genome shotgun sequence:
- the LOC120625144 gene encoding uncharacterized protein LOC120625144, which yields MVVKLSHAALCVDVYPALQKCRGRQVDCAAEKRQKLQALPALVEDDSEVETFEPETERSYILHTEGLLRRQKSVSPQRRERMRRQLALPSLSEDEEP from the coding sequence ATGGTCGTGAAACTATCACACGCTGCGCTGTGCGTGGACGTTTATCCGGCGCTTCAGAAATGCCGTGGCAGACAAGTTGATTGTGCGGCGGAAAAGCGTCAGAAACTACAAGCTTTACCAGCCCTCGTGGAAGATGATTCCGAAGTTGAGACTTTTGAACCTGAAACGGAGAGGTCTTATATCCTGCATACTGAAGGCTTGCTAAGGAGGCAGAAGTCAGTTTCTCCGCAGCGCAGGGAGAGGATGCGTCGACAACTTGCGCTGCCGTCGTTATCAGAAGATGAGGAGCCTTGA
- the LOC120625102 gene encoding uncharacterized protein LOC120625102, which produces MSLIESKVDKLNQYIDTNYSSGDNNGMKCKQFYQEENNNEIDVITKEFSEMGCIVDAVKRPPNICIETCVYEEPESDNENERSQAHDEEVNYSDEFEEEDLSDIEIEKTKVKTVSSESNSKTQIDNAMSKTSLKLSKSQSCTSRCNSQKPGSISGRSTDFGSVSVPSTRRINMSFTNERLREIERHNHILLNKILSARNKRKSTLPPREERPKKPLPPAAVQRRTLQRKIDHDNMILLKKIQRAKSSAYSVRR; this is translated from the exons ATGTCTTTAATCGAGAGCAAAGTAGACAAACTAAACCAATACATAGACACTAACTACTCTTCTGGTGACAATAACGGGATGAAATGCAAACAGTTTTACCAGGAGGAGAATAATAATGAGATAGATGTGATCACAAAAGAGTTCTCCGAAATGGGTTGTATCGTTGATGCAGTAAAACGACCTCCGAATATATGTATTGAGACTTGTGTTTATGAAGAACCTGAGTCTGACAACGAAAACGAAAG ATCACAAGCTCACGATGAGGAGGTCAACTATTCAGATGAATTTGAAGAGGAAGACCTAAGTGACATAGAAATAGAAAAGACTAAAGTTAAAACTGTTTCAAGCGAGAGTAACAGTAAGACACAGATTGATAACGCAATGTCCAAAACTTCTCTCAAATTGTCGAAGAGCCAGTCCTGCACGTCACGTTGTAATAGTCAAAAACCAGGCTCCATTTCTGGAAGATCTACGGATTTTGG TTCAGTGTCAGTTCCATCCACGCGCCGCATAAACATGTCGTTCACAAACGAGAGATTGCGGGAGATTGAGAGGCACAACCATATACTGTTGAACAAGATCTTGAGTGCGCGGAACAAGCGCAAGTCCACCCTACCGCCGCGCGAGGAGCGCCCGAAGAAACCCCTACCACCAGCCGCCGTGCAGAGGCGGACGCTGCAGAGGAAAATAGACCATGATAATATG ATCCTGCTGAAGAAGATCCAGCGGGCCAAGTCATCCGCGTACAGCGTGCGCCGTTGA